The Thermoclostridium stercorarium subsp. stercorarium DSM 8532 genome contains a region encoding:
- a CDS encoding sensory rhodopsin transducer has product MSGKAGSRVWFIPDGFYPSTSSGKLKSHEAICVLNPNREDAHISITLYFEDREKMTGFEAVCGAERTKHIRMDQLKDKNGNGVPMDVPYAMMVESDVEIIVQYSRMDTTQSEMALMTTIAYPL; this is encoded by the coding sequence ATGAGCGGAAAGGCCGGTTCAAGGGTTTGGTTTATTCCGGACGGGTTTTATCCGTCAACAAGCTCAGGGAAATTAAAGAGTCATGAAGCAATCTGCGTCTTAAATCCAAACAGGGAAGATGCGCATATCTCAATAACGCTTTATTTTGAAGACAGGGAGAAAATGACGGGGTTTGAGGCTGTCTGCGGTGCCGAAAGGACAAAGCATATACGAATGGACCAGTTGAAGGACAAAAACGGAAACGGCGTGCCGATGGACGTACCCTATGCGATGATGGTGGAAAGCGACGTGGAAATCATCGTGCAGTACAGCAGGATGGATACAACCCAGTCGGAAATGGCGCTTATGACTACCATTGCCTATCCTTTATAA
- a CDS encoding AraC family transcriptional regulator, whose protein sequence is MKTDAVPVLTGKSLFRDNELVYVNRSDELKEFNGIMHKHDFIEIAYVISGKGLHIVGDRKYNTSKGDLFIVNYDMPHGFFPDPADGTEPVVYNCVFMPNFLDASLIGSMYFQDIFSSFLFKSFFPEESPKNADLSLKGTEYQDIGNLFRKMYEEYKNRNKGYIEIIRAYLIELIVKILRLMDKNRQSNISQQNQRLVYQAVEYLRNNYKTDIRLDELAAKSFISKNYFSRLFKEVTGISFTDYVQNLRIDEACNLLKNTDMKVTDIAHQVGFKDMKFFYEVFKKLTGKTPGEFRKS, encoded by the coding sequence ATGAAAACCGATGCCGTACCGGTATTGACAGGCAAAAGCCTGTTCAGGGATAACGAGCTTGTTTATGTAAATCGTTCGGATGAACTTAAGGAATTCAACGGAATCATGCACAAGCATGATTTCATTGAAATCGCCTACGTCATTTCAGGGAAGGGCCTGCACATAGTCGGGGACAGGAAATATAACACAAGCAAGGGCGATCTTTTCATAGTCAACTATGATATGCCCCACGGCTTTTTCCCCGATCCTGCGGACGGTACCGAACCTGTGGTATATAACTGCGTTTTCATGCCCAATTTCCTTGATGCTTCACTTATCGGAAGCATGTATTTTCAGGATATTTTTTCATCATTTCTGTTTAAATCATTTTTCCCGGAAGAAAGCCCGAAAAATGCTGATTTGAGTCTCAAAGGCACTGAATACCAGGATATAGGCAATTTGTTCCGAAAAATGTATGAGGAATACAAAAACAGAAACAAGGGTTATATTGAGATAATCCGGGCGTATCTTATCGAACTGATTGTAAAAATATTAAGGCTTATGGATAAAAACAGACAGAGCAACATATCCCAGCAGAATCAGCGTCTCGTTTATCAGGCTGTTGAATACCTCAGAAATAATTATAAAACGGATATCAGGCTTGATGAGCTGGCGGCGAAATCGTTCATCAGCAAAAATTATTTCAGCAGGCTGTTCAAAGAAGTTACAGGTATCAGCTTTACCGACTATGTTCAGAATTTAAGGATTGACGAAGCCTGCAACCTTCTGAAAAACACCGACATGAAAGTAACGGATATAGCACATCAGGTAGGATTCAAAGACATGAAATTCTTCTATGAAGTGTTTAAAAAACTCACCGGAAAAACCCCCGGCGAGTTCAGGAAAAGCTGA
- the lipA gene encoding lipoyl synthase, whose translation MERARKPEWLRVKAHSAKGLEFVEEMLKNLHLNTVCDEAACPNRGECFGRKTATFMILGNVCTRNCTFCNVSKGKVQPVDENEPERVAKAVKALGLKHAVITSVTRDDLPDGGAGHFARVIEAVRNTAPGVTVEVLIPDFKGNVEALKKVVNAHPEIINHNVETVPELYSEVRPMADYRRSLEVLKNVKELDKSIYTKSGIMVGLGETEEQVISVMQDLRKVGCDFLTIGQYLAPSVMHHPVVEYVHPDRFKAYEEKAYQMGFLYVASGPLVRSSYMADQAIDKINLS comes from the coding sequence ATGGAAAGGGCAAGAAAGCCCGAATGGTTGCGTGTTAAGGCACATTCGGCCAAAGGACTTGAATTTGTGGAAGAAATGCTAAAGAATCTTCATCTGAATACCGTTTGTGACGAGGCTGCATGCCCGAACCGTGGCGAGTGTTTTGGCAGGAAAACTGCCACGTTCATGATATTGGGAAACGTCTGCACAAGGAATTGCACTTTTTGCAATGTATCAAAAGGCAAGGTTCAGCCGGTTGACGAAAATGAACCCGAAAGAGTTGCAAAGGCCGTTAAGGCGCTGGGGCTTAAACATGCGGTGATTACATCGGTTACCCGGGACGATTTGCCCGACGGAGGAGCGGGGCATTTCGCCAGAGTGATTGAGGCTGTCAGAAACACCGCGCCGGGAGTCACCGTCGAAGTTTTGATCCCGGATTTTAAGGGAAACGTGGAGGCGTTGAAAAAAGTAGTAAATGCGCATCCGGAAATAATCAACCACAATGTCGAAACGGTACCGGAATTGTATTCCGAAGTACGGCCAATGGCAGATTACCGGCGTTCACTTGAGGTGCTGAAAAACGTAAAAGAGCTCGATAAATCCATTTATACTAAGTCGGGAATCATGGTTGGGCTTGGCGAAACCGAGGAACAGGTCATATCGGTAATGCAGGATTTGCGAAAGGTGGGCTGCGACTTTCTGACCATTGGACAGTACCTTGCGCCGTCAGTCATGCACCATCCTGTCGTTGAATATGTCCATCCCGACAGGTTTAAAGCCTATGAGGAAAAAGCTTACCAGATGGGTTTTCTGTATGTTGCTTCGGGTCCATTGGTAAGAAGCTCGTACATGGCCGATCAGGCTATTGATAAAATCAACCTATCCTGA
- a CDS encoding L-rhamnose isomerase, with product MYLYNKDRIEQDYKAAKEIYAAYGVDTDRVMEEMKTIPVSIHCWQGDDVVGFENAGGTSSGGIMATGNYPGRARNGDELRQDMDKALSLIPGKHRVNIHAMYAETGGKKVDRDEITVEHFQRWIDWAREKGIGIDFNPTFFAHPLADSGYTLSNPDEKIRKFWIEHAKRSREIAAAIGKALNSPCVNNIWIPDGSKDLPADRITKRQILKEALDEILDKKYDRNFLVDSVESKLFGIGSESYVVGSHEFYMGYVMSRDDVILCLDAGHFHPTETIADKISSILAFKDELLLHVSRGVRWDSDHVVIFNDDTLAIAQEIKRCDAYRKVHIALDFFDASINRITAWVTGTRATLKAIMYSLLEPTHLLVEAEKDGNLGNRLALMEEFKALPFGAVWNKYCAENNVPVGSAWLEEVRKYEEEVLSLRK from the coding sequence ATGTATTTATACAACAAGGACAGAATTGAGCAGGACTACAAAGCCGCAAAGGAAATATACGCAGCATATGGTGTTGATACCGACAGGGTTATGGAAGAAATGAAAACAATCCCGGTTTCAATTCACTGCTGGCAGGGCGATGACGTTGTAGGGTTTGAAAATGCGGGCGGAACGTCCAGCGGCGGAATAATGGCCACCGGAAATTACCCCGGCAGGGCGCGTAACGGCGATGAGTTAAGACAGGACATGGACAAAGCGTTGAGTTTAATCCCCGGGAAACACAGGGTTAATATTCATGCGATGTATGCAGAGACCGGCGGTAAAAAAGTGGATCGGGACGAAATAACCGTTGAACATTTTCAGCGCTGGATAGACTGGGCAAGGGAAAAAGGTATCGGAATAGATTTCAATCCCACGTTTTTTGCACATCCTCTCGCCGATTCAGGTTATACTCTTTCAAATCCCGATGAAAAAATACGTAAATTCTGGATAGAACATGCCAAACGTTCAAGAGAAATTGCCGCGGCAATAGGTAAGGCGTTAAATTCACCTTGCGTGAACAATATATGGATTCCTGACGGTTCAAAGGATTTGCCTGCCGACAGGATAACAAAACGGCAAATATTGAAAGAAGCTCTTGATGAAATACTGGATAAGAAATACGACAGAAACTTTCTTGTCGATTCAGTGGAATCAAAGCTTTTCGGCATCGGTTCCGAAAGCTATGTTGTAGGTTCCCACGAATTCTATATGGGATATGTGATGAGCCGTGACGATGTAATTCTTTGCCTTGATGCCGGACATTTCCATCCCACCGAAACAATAGCCGACAAAATTTCTTCAATTCTGGCCTTCAAGGATGAACTGCTGCTGCATGTGAGCCGCGGGGTACGCTGGGACAGCGACCATGTGGTTATATTCAATGACGATACTTTGGCGATAGCGCAGGAGATTAAGAGATGCGACGCATACCGGAAGGTTCACATTGCCCTCGATTTCTTTGATGCGTCAATAAACAGAATCACCGCATGGGTAACCGGAACAAGGGCAACACTGAAAGCTATTATGTATTCATTGCTTGAGCCCACACACCTGCTGGTTGAAGCGGAAAAAGACGGTAATCTCGGAAACAGGCTTGCGCTGATGGAAGAATTTAAGGCGCTGCCTTTTGGTGCGGTATGGAACAAATACTGTGCTGAAAACAATGTACCTGTTGGATCGGCATGGCTGGAAGAAGTGAGGAAATACGAGGAAGAAGTGCTGTCCTTAAGAAAGTGA